Proteins encoded within one genomic window of Triticum aestivum cultivar Chinese Spring chromosome 2D, IWGSC CS RefSeq v2.1, whole genome shotgun sequence:
- the LOC123051194 gene encoding UDP-glucosyltransferase UGT13248: MESRPAATASSCVGHGGGNEGATVLLLPFPGALGHTNPMLELGRRLAHHGLRPTFVTTRHVLSVTPPPGAPFHVAAISDGFDAGGFASCPDPAEYFSRLEAVGSETLRELLLSEEAAAVRVLVYDSHLPWAGRVARAAGVPTAALFTQPCAVNVVYGEVWAGRLALPVTDGRELLVHGALGLELGPEDVPPFVAAPEWLAVFLKTSIEQFDGLEDADDVLVNSFSDIEPKEVDYMKLTWRAKTIGPTLPSFYLGDDRLPSNKSYGFNIFVDDAACIDWLEKHSISSVVLVSNGSYANYDATQLEELGNGLCNSSKPFLWVVRSDEAHKLSEQLKVKCEKNGLIVSWCPQLEVLAHKAIGCFVTHCGWNSTLEAVVCGVPLVGIPHWADQPTIAKYVESMWGMGVRLRKSETGALRSAEVERCVREVMDGEKKDEYQRNATKWMKKAKKAMREGGTSDKHIIEFVAKYSSI, from the exons ATGGAGAGCAGGCCGGCGGCCACCGCCAGCTCGTGCGTCGGCCATGGAGGCGGCAACGAGGGTGCGACCGTCCTCCTCCTGCCGTTCCCGGGGGCGCTGGGCCACACGAACCCGATGCTGGAGCTGGGCCGCCGTCTGGCTCACCACGGCCTCCGCCCCACGTTCGTCACCACCCGCCACGTGCTCTCCGTCACCCCGCCCCCCGGCGCGCCCTTCCACGTGGCCGCCATCTCGGACGGATTCGACGCCGGCGGCTTCGCCTCGTGCCCGGACCCCGCCGAGTACTTCTCCCGGCTGGAGGCCGTGGGGTCCGAGACGCTGCGCGAGCTCCTGCTGTCGGAGGAGGCGGCCGCGGTGCGCGTGCTGGTGTACGACTCCCACCTGCCGTGGGCGGGGCGTGTGGCGCGGGCCGCCGGCGTGCCCACCGCGGCGTTGTTCACGCAGCCGTGCGCGGTGAACGTCGTCTACGGGGAGGTGTGGGCGGGGCGGCTGGCGCTGCCGGTGACGGACGGGCGTGAGCTGCTGGTGCACGGAGCGCTGGGCTTGGAGCTGGGGCCGGAAGACGTGCCGCCGTTTGTGGCGGCACCGGAGTGGTTGGCAGTGTTCCTTAAGACGTCGATTGAGCAGTTCGACGGGCTGGAGGACGCCGACGACGTGCTCGTCAACTCTTTCAGCGACATCGAGCCGAAG GAGGTGGATTACATGAAGTTAACATGGAGAGCAAAGACTATAGGTCCCACCTTGCCATCATTTTATCTCGGCGATGATCGCCTGCCATCCAACAAGTCTTATGGTTTCAACATTTTTGTTGATGACGCGGCGTGCATAGATTGGCTTGAAAAGCATAGCATCTCCTCTGTTGTGCTTGTATCAAATGGGAGTTACGCAAACTATGACGCGACTCAGTTGGAGGAGCTTGGCAATGGTCTATGCAATTCTAGCAAACCTTTCCTCTGGGTTGTTAGATCCGACGAGGCACACAAGTTATCTGAGCAACTCAAGGTGAAGTGTGAGAAAAATGGATTAATTGTCTCTTGGTGCCCCCAGCTTGAGGTTCTAGCACACAAGGCCATTG GTTGTTTTGTTACCCATTGTGGATGGAACTCGACACTAGAGGCAGTTGTTTGCGGTGTACCTCTTGTGGGAATTCCGCACTGGGCGGACCAACCCACTATCGCAAAGTATGTGGAGAGCATGTGGGGTATGGGTGTGAGATTGCGGAAGAGTGAAACTGGAGCACTAAGGAGTGCAGAGGTCGAGAGGTGTGTTAGAGAGGTAATGGATGGGGAGAAGAAGGATGAGTACCAAAGGAATGCTACGAAGTggatgaaaaaggctaagaaggcAATGCGGGAAGGAGGAACCTCAGACAAGCATATTATTGAATTCGTTGCCAAGTATTCGTCAATTTAA